The following are encoded in a window of Nomia melanderi isolate GNS246 chromosome 6, iyNomMela1, whole genome shotgun sequence genomic DNA:
- the DNApol-eta gene encoding DNA polymerase eta isoform X5, whose protein sequence is MMENHLLLYNIINGSGEVNYEAREFGITRHMRGEEAKEKCPDLILASVPCLRGKADTSRYRIAGRDVIDVIRKHCNVIERASVDEAYLDITDIVDKRISTNSIIPEVLITQLYNTFVVGYSEIGKNDGGLKGTKRWISNIFEELEDVQAQKLAIAGIIVEELRADIFAKTGFKCSAGIAQNKILAKLACGLHKPNRQTILPPTSVSTLYSTLPIKKVRNLGGKFGDVVVESLNCNVMGDLLKYSLQHLQKRFDEKTGLWLYNIARGIDNEPVTMRLVTKSIGACKKFPGRQAITSLDVFCSQLKHWAGELSAEVCERLEQDREENERRATLLTICYHYYHNKTTVSQSRSCTLNSYKPEKMAACCVDIVSKSTQCPIAYLGVSAGKFIQAKGRENFRNFFKVGNSDHQGKTCTQTEISKIECIQSTNNTIEMKNASNSRTTNVTQNLKTNVKLNEQISKIKTDSSPTSRKLSNLISSLNKRSKKKPFSESKIINSDLNEAINQNEFKESFFVNVFNSREDKLKDAYISETALIELNENKDMDAGDDNLNKNNAGKVESENDFNISKKETHMNDRNKNFKTDGDIVSNKESITVRLKQSTAVEMVQPSSSIHIHENNNVNNEQNIIKIQEIFPNLNDIDPKVVALLPMNLQEEAKLYIKAQTKKDITKESLLKHSKLKNKSKNNTSKEKNGNSIYNFLIKKDPSNVTDVPLKQCLQCYQMIVLSKYNEHCDFHMAENLQRELNKPLLETENVKRKIDMYDVNTNCLKRRPNALNL, encoded by the exons ATGATGGAAAACCACTTGCTGTTGTACAATATAATCAATGGCAGCGGGGAGG TTAACTATGAAGCAAGAGAATTTGGTATTACAAGACACATGAGGGGCGAAGAAGCTAAAGAAAAATGTCCAGATTTAATTTTAGCAAGTGTGCCATGTCTTCGTGGGAAAGCAGACACATCAAG ATATAGAATTGCTGGTCGTGACGTTATTGATGTTATAAGAAAACATTGCAATGTAATAGAACGAGCTAGTGTAGACGAAGCATATTTAGATATTACAGACATTGTTGATAAAAGAATATCTACAAACTCTATTATTCCAGAAGTATTAATAACACAGCTTTATAATACATTTGTTGTGGGATATTCAGAAATTGGAAAAAATGATGGAG GACTAAAAGGTACAAAAAGATggatttcaaacatttttgaaGAATTGGAAGATGTACAAGCTCAAAAACTTGCTATAGCTGGTATAATAGTTGAAGAGTTAAGAGCTGATATATTTGCAAAGACAGGATTTAAATGTTCTGCTGGCATAGCACAAAATAAA ATATTGGCTAAATTAGCATGTGGATTGCATAAACCAAATCGACAAACAATATTACCACCAACTTCTGTATCAACACTTTATTCTACATTACCTATTAAAAAAGTTAGGAATCTTGGTGGAAAATTTGGAGATGTTGTCGTTGAATCACTTAATTGTAATGTTATGGGTgacttattgaaatattcattgcaaCATTTACAGAAACGTTTTGATGAAAAAACAGG ATTATGGTTATACAATATTGCACGAGGTATAGACAATGAACCTGTTACTATGCGTCTTGTGACAAAATCAATTGGTGCATGTAAAAAATTTCCAGGGAGGCAAGCTATAACTTCATTAGATGTT TTTTGTTCGCAGTTAAAACATTGGGCTGGTGAATTATCAGCTGAAGTTTGTGAACGTCTTGAACAAGATCGCGAGGAGAATGAACGACGAGCAACATTGCTCACGATATGTTATCACTATTATCACAATAAAACAACTGTATCTCAATCTCGTTCATGTACTTTAAATTCCTACAAGCCAGAAAAAATGGCAGCTTGTTGTGTAGATATTGTATCCAAATCCACGCAATGTCCAATTGCATATTTAGGAGTATCGGCTGGTAAATTTATACAAGCTAAGGGTAGAGAAAATTTCAGGAACTTTTTTAAAGTAGGAAACTCGGATCACCAAGGAAAAACGTGTACtcaaacagaaatttcaaaaatcgaGTGTATTCAATCCACGAATAATaccattgaaatgaaaaatgcatcaaatagtAGAACAACGAATGTTacacaaaatttgaaaactaacgtgaaattaaatgaacaaatttctaaaataaaaacagaTTCATCGCCTACTTCtagaaaattaagtaatttaattagttcATTGAATAAACGAAGCAAGAAAAAACCGTTTTCTGAAagcaaaataattaattcagatTTAAATGAGGCCATAAATCAGAATGAATTTAAAGAATCTTTCTTCGTGAATGTTTTTAATTCAAGAGAAGATAAGTTGAAAGATGCGTATATATCTGAAACtgcattaattgaattaaatgagaACAAAGATATGGATGCTGGagatgataatttaaataaaaataatgcggGAAAAGTTGAAtctgaaaatgattttaatatttccaaaaaggAAACACATATGaatgatagaaataaaaattttaagacAGATGGCGATATTGTTTCTAATAAAGAAAGTATCACTGTTCGATTAAAGCAGAGTACTGCAGTTGAAATGGTGCAACCTTCCTCTAGTATACATATACATgagaataataatgttaataacgaacaaaatattattaaaatacaagaaatatttcCTAATTTAAATGATATTGACCCTAAGGTAGTTGCTTTATTACCTATGAACCTACAAGAAGAAGCAAAGCTATATATAAAAGCACAGACTAAGAAGGACATTACTAAAGAAAGTTTATTGAAACATTCAAagctaaaaaataaatcaaaaaataatactTCTAAAGAGAAAAATGGTAATAGTATATATAATTTCCTAATAAAAAAAGATCCATCTAATGTCACAGATGTTCCTTTAAAACAATGCTTACAGTGTTATCAGATGATAGTTTTATCGAAATACAATGAACATTGCGATTTTCATATGGCCGAAAATTTGCAGAGAGAATTAAATAAACCGTTATTAGAAACAGAAAAtgtaaagagaaaaattgatatgTATGATGTAAACACGAATTGCCTAAAACGTCGACCAAATgcattaaatttataa
- the DNApol-eta gene encoding DNA polymerase eta isoform X6 codes for MRGEEAKEKCPDLILASVPCLRGKADTSRYRIAGRDVIDVIRKHCNVIERASVDEAYLDITDIVDKRISTNSIIPEVLITQLYNTFVVGYSEIGKNDGGLKGTKRWISNIFEELEDVQAQKLAIAGIIVEELRADIFAKTGFKCSAGIAQNKILAKLACGLHKPNRQTILPPTSVSTLYSTLPIKKVRNLGGKFGDVVVESLNCNVMGDLLKYSLQHLQKRFDEKTGLWLYNIARGIDNEPVTMRLVTKSIGACKKFPGRQAITSLDVFCSQLKHWAGELSAEVCERLEQDREENERRATLLTICYHYYHNKTTVSQSRSCTLNSYKPEKMAACCVDIVSKSTQCPIAYLGVSAGKFIQAKGRENFRNFFKVGNSDHQGKTCTQTEISKIECIQSTNNTIEMKNASNSRTTNVTQNLKTNVKLNEQISKIKTDSSPTSRKLSNLISSLNKRSKKKPFSESKIINSDLNEAINQNEFKESFFVNVFNSREDKLKDAYISETALIELNENKDMDAGDDNLNKNNAGKVESENDFNISKKETHMNDRNKNFKTDGDIVSNKESITVRLKQSTAVEMVQPSSSIHIHENNNVNNEQNIIKIQEIFPNLNDIDPKVVALLPMNLQEEAKLYIKAQTKKDITKESLLKHSKLKNKSKNNTSKEKNGNSIYNFLIKKDPSNVTDVPLKQCLQCYQMIVLSKYNEHCDFHMAENLQRELNKPLLETENVKRKIDMYDVNTNCLKRRPNALNL; via the exons ATGAGGGGCGAAGAAGCTAAAGAAAAATGTCCAGATTTAATTTTAGCAAGTGTGCCATGTCTTCGTGGGAAAGCAGACACATCAAG ATATAGAATTGCTGGTCGTGACGTTATTGATGTTATAAGAAAACATTGCAATGTAATAGAACGAGCTAGTGTAGACGAAGCATATTTAGATATTACAGACATTGTTGATAAAAGAATATCTACAAACTCTATTATTCCAGAAGTATTAATAACACAGCTTTATAATACATTTGTTGTGGGATATTCAGAAATTGGAAAAAATGATGGAG GACTAAAAGGTACAAAAAGATggatttcaaacatttttgaaGAATTGGAAGATGTACAAGCTCAAAAACTTGCTATAGCTGGTATAATAGTTGAAGAGTTAAGAGCTGATATATTTGCAAAGACAGGATTTAAATGTTCTGCTGGCATAGCACAAAATAAA ATATTGGCTAAATTAGCATGTGGATTGCATAAACCAAATCGACAAACAATATTACCACCAACTTCTGTATCAACACTTTATTCTACATTACCTATTAAAAAAGTTAGGAATCTTGGTGGAAAATTTGGAGATGTTGTCGTTGAATCACTTAATTGTAATGTTATGGGTgacttattgaaatattcattgcaaCATTTACAGAAACGTTTTGATGAAAAAACAGG ATTATGGTTATACAATATTGCACGAGGTATAGACAATGAACCTGTTACTATGCGTCTTGTGACAAAATCAATTGGTGCATGTAAAAAATTTCCAGGGAGGCAAGCTATAACTTCATTAGATGTT TTTTGTTCGCAGTTAAAACATTGGGCTGGTGAATTATCAGCTGAAGTTTGTGAACGTCTTGAACAAGATCGCGAGGAGAATGAACGACGAGCAACATTGCTCACGATATGTTATCACTATTATCACAATAAAACAACTGTATCTCAATCTCGTTCATGTACTTTAAATTCCTACAAGCCAGAAAAAATGGCAGCTTGTTGTGTAGATATTGTATCCAAATCCACGCAATGTCCAATTGCATATTTAGGAGTATCGGCTGGTAAATTTATACAAGCTAAGGGTAGAGAAAATTTCAGGAACTTTTTTAAAGTAGGAAACTCGGATCACCAAGGAAAAACGTGTACtcaaacagaaatttcaaaaatcgaGTGTATTCAATCCACGAATAATaccattgaaatgaaaaatgcatcaaatagtAGAACAACGAATGTTacacaaaatttgaaaactaacgtgaaattaaatgaacaaatttctaaaataaaaacagaTTCATCGCCTACTTCtagaaaattaagtaatttaattagttcATTGAATAAACGAAGCAAGAAAAAACCGTTTTCTGAAagcaaaataattaattcagatTTAAATGAGGCCATAAATCAGAATGAATTTAAAGAATCTTTCTTCGTGAATGTTTTTAATTCAAGAGAAGATAAGTTGAAAGATGCGTATATATCTGAAACtgcattaattgaattaaatgagaACAAAGATATGGATGCTGGagatgataatttaaataaaaataatgcggGAAAAGTTGAAtctgaaaatgattttaatatttccaaaaaggAAACACATATGaatgatagaaataaaaattttaagacAGATGGCGATATTGTTTCTAATAAAGAAAGTATCACTGTTCGATTAAAGCAGAGTACTGCAGTTGAAATGGTGCAACCTTCCTCTAGTATACATATACATgagaataataatgttaataacgaacaaaatattattaaaatacaagaaatatttcCTAATTTAAATGATATTGACCCTAAGGTAGTTGCTTTATTACCTATGAACCTACAAGAAGAAGCAAAGCTATATATAAAAGCACAGACTAAGAAGGACATTACTAAAGAAAGTTTATTGAAACATTCAAagctaaaaaataaatcaaaaaataatactTCTAAAGAGAAAAATGGTAATAGTATATATAATTTCCTAATAAAAAAAGATCCATCTAATGTCACAGATGTTCCTTTAAAACAATGCTTACAGTGTTATCAGATGATAGTTTTATCGAAATACAATGAACATTGCGATTTTCATATGGCCGAAAATTTGCAGAGAGAATTAAATAAACCGTTATTAGAAACAGAAAAtgtaaagagaaaaattgatatgTATGATGTAAACACGAATTGCCTAAAACGTCGACCAAATgcattaaatttataa